The DNA sequence TTTCCGGCGGGGGCCTTTCCCGTTGTGTCCGGAACCGGCCAATCGGCCGCGAAGGCTGTTCCCCTTTTGCCCGCTGTGGCGAAGAGCGGCGGTTCTGCTCGCCGTGCTCGTCACGGCGATGGCGTCGTCGACCAGTGCGTTCGCGGCTCCGGCGGGAGCGGCCTCGGACCGGATCGACCTGTTCGTTCCCTACGGCGGCTGGGGCGCGTTCCAGAACCGGCCGGGAGTGACGATCGAGTCCGGTCAGTCGTTCGAGCTGACGGTTTCCGGGCAGGTCCGGGACCCCGAGCAGACCACGACGGCCCTGCGCGGCACCGTGTTCGACGGGACCGGCTTCGAGGTCGGGTCGTTCGACTCCCGGGTGCCGGTCACGAGGGTGCCCGGTCGCGCGACGGGCGTCTTCTACGCGGACCGGAACGGCAACGGTGTCCTCGACGGCGGCGAGCCGCTCGCCGGCGCCGAGCTCACCCTGCGGTACGTCACCGGCACCAGGAACTACACGGCCACGAGCGACGCCGAAGGGAAGTTCACCTTCGACCTCCCGGCGGGGGACTACACCCTGGGCGGTGACGTCGTCGACGGCTGGCTGGTCCGGTGGCAGACCGTCCGGATCGCCCCGGACCTGCTCGTCCGCGGCGCACCGCCGTTGAACGGCGCCTTGACCGCGTCGCTGGCGTTCACCCAGGACAGCTACCAGCCGGGCGACCTGGCGCACCTCACCGTGACGCTGGCCAACTCGGGCTCGACCCCGCTGACCGGCATCGTGGCCGCGTGCAACCGCATCGGTGACGGCTACATGCTGAACGGCACCGGTCCCGGCTGGGGTGCTCTCGAGTGGAACCGCGGCGTGACGATCGCCGCCGGGGAGACCCGGACGTTCGACGTGTCCGAGACGGTGCCGCAGGCGTCCTTCGACCGCGGCAAGGTCGTGGCCGCCTGCGACTTCGGGTACAGCGAGGTGGACATCGAGAACCACGCCGAAGCCCGCGCGGAAGCCGCCGTGCCGGGCGCCGAGGCCGTCGTCGAGGGCACCATCGGAGTCGTCGACGACCGGGGCGAGATGACGCGGGGGCCGGCCGGCACCGAGGTCGTGCTGGTGTCCGACCGGCACTGCCCGGTCACCGGCCGGCGGACCAGTGACGAGAACGGGCACTTCCTCTTCGAGGGCGTGGCTCCCGGACCGCTTACCGGCTGTACTTCCTGACGGGATCGCCGCCGAGGAGGGGGACGCGCCACCACCGGTGGTGCCCGTCGACCCCGCCGACTGCGCGCGGTGACGCGCGGCGCCCCCGGTCCACAGTGGACCGGGGGCGCTCGTCGTTCACGGAAGAGCGTGGCGGCTCACCGGGAAGTCGAAATACGTGTCCGGGAACGGCTCATTGTCCAGGGTGTAGTGCCACCACTCCTCGGGCAGGTTGTGGAAGCCCGCCGCGATCAGCGTGGTCCGGAGCAGGTCGCGGTTCTGCCGCTCGATGCCGGTGATCGCCGGGTTGTCGGTGTGCGCCAGCGGGTCGAAGCAGTCGTACCCGGTGCCCATGTCGACCATGTTGTCGGGGAAGCGCCGGTCCTGCGGCGCGAAGCACGGCCTCAGCGGTTCGCCCGGGAAGTAGGGCCGCTGGGGCCGCGGCGGGATCTTGACGAGCGTCAGATCCATGGTGCTGCCGCGGCTGTGCCCGGACTTCTCGGCGATGTAGCCGTCGGCGAAGAGCCGGTCCTTCGCGACGTTCGGGTAGAACTCGGCCTTCATCTTCTCGTCGGTGAGGTGCTTCGCCCACCGCACGAAGTGGTCGACGGCGCGCTGCGGGCGGTAGCAGTCGTAGACCTTGAGCGTGTAGCCCCGTTTCCGAAGTTGCGCCTGGGCCGCGCGCAGGCCTTCGGCGGCCTGCCGGGTCAGGATGCAGGTGGGTTCGAGGTACCCGTCGACCCGCTGGCCGACGAAGTTGTGCCGGGTGGCGTAGCGGATGTCCTGGAGGATCGACGGCGCGACGTCGGACAGGGCGACGAACGAGCGCGACGTCGCTTGGGCCGGGGTGGGGACGGCGATGGCGGCCAGGGCGGCGAGGGTGACGGCGAAGGTGCGTATCCGGGCGGAAATCGGCATACCGCACGTGTAGCAGGAAATCGCCTCGCGATCAGCCGCCGCTCAGGGGGAGACCCAGCCTTCCGACGTCGTCGCGCGGAGGAAGTCGTCGGTCGGCGGCTGCACCGGCCGGCCCTCGTACTGCGTCGACAGCACCACCGACGACCGCAGCTCGCCGTGCGTGCCCAGCCGCTCCAGCAGGCCTTCGAAGTGCTCCAGGGACGCCGTCCGCACCTTCAGCATCGTGCAGTGGTCGCCGCTGAGGCGGTGGATTTCGACGACTTCCGGGTAGTCCTCGGACTTCGACGTCTTCAGCAGGCAGCGGCTCAGCGCGCACCGCATTTCGACGAACGCCTGCAGCGGCTGGCCCGCGCGCCGCGCGTCGACGTCGGCGCGGTAGCCCGTGATCACCCCGGTCTCCTCGAGCCGGCGCACCCGCTCGGCCACCGCCGGCGCCGACAGGTTGATCCGCCGGCCCAGTTCCTTGAACGACAACCTCCCGTCCGCCTGCAGCGCTTCGAGCAGCCGCCAGTCGACGTCGTCCAGCGGCTTTTCCGAACGAAAGGTCATGGGGCCCATCTTCCTTCCGAACCACGGCCGCAGCGACCGAATTGCCGTTGACCGCCCCTTCGAACGGCAGCCGGGAATCCCTAAAGTTGCAGGTCATGGGGACTTTGACGACGACCGGCCGGACTCGCTCGATGGCGGCGCTGTTCACCGGCGTGGCGCTGCTCAACACGGCCACGGTCGGGCTGAGCACCGCGGCGACGCTGATCGTCGCCGCGGGCAGTGGTCCGGGGTGGAGCGGCCTGCCGAGCGTCGCGAGTGTGCTCGGGACGGCGGCCGGCGCGCTCGGCGCGGGACTGCTGCTCCCGGCGCAGGGCCGTCGCCGCGTCCTGGGGGCGGGCTACGGCGTCGCGGCGGCCGGTGCACTGATCGCGTTCGCCGGCGCCCTGACGACGTCCTTGGTCCCGTTGCTGCTGGGGATTCTGCTGGTCGGCGTCGGCAACGGCGGCGCGCAGCTCTCCCGTTACGTCGCCGCGGACCTGTACCCGGAGGAACGCCGGGGCCGCGCGCTCTCGACCGTCGTCTGGGCGGGCACGGTCGGCGCGCTCGTCGGCCCGGCGTTGATGGCGCCGGCGGCGAACGTCGTGACGCGGTTCGGCTGGCCGTCGCTGTCGGGGCCGGTCGCCGTCGCGGTGTTCGCCACGGCGGCCGCGGCGCTGGCGGCGATGTTCCTCCCGCGCGGTGTCCCGGAGCGGCTTCCGCAACGGCCCGCGGTGTTCGGCGCCGGCGGGCCGGTGCGCTCGCCCGCGGTGCTGAAGCCTCTCGCCGCGATGGTCGCCGCGCAGCTGGCGATGGTCGCGGTGATGACGATGACGCCGTTGCAGCTGCAGGACCACGGGCACGGCCTCGACGTCGTCGGCTGGGTGCTGAGCGCGCACCTGGTCGGCATGTTCGCGCTGGCGCCGCTGAGC is a window from the Amycolatopsis sp. NBC_00355 genome containing:
- a CDS encoding Lrp/AsnC family transcriptional regulator, with the translated sequence MTFRSEKPLDDVDWRLLEALQADGRLSFKELGRRINLSAPAVAERVRRLEETGVITGYRADVDARRAGQPLQAFVEMRCALSRCLLKTSKSEDYPEVVEIHRLSGDHCTMLKVRTASLEHFEGLLERLGTHGELRSSVVLSTQYEGRPVQPPTDDFLRATTSEGWVSP
- a CDS encoding M15 family metallopeptidase, with the translated sequence MPISARIRTFAVTLAALAAIAVPTPAQATSRSFVALSDVAPSILQDIRYATRHNFVGQRVDGYLEPTCILTRQAAEGLRAAQAQLRKRGYTLKVYDCYRPQRAVDHFVRWAKHLTDEKMKAEFYPNVAKDRLFADGYIAEKSGHSRGSTMDLTLVKIPPRPQRPYFPGEPLRPCFAPQDRRFPDNMVDMGTGYDCFDPLAHTDNPAITGIERQNRDLLRTTLIAAGFHNLPEEWWHYTLDNEPFPDTYFDFPVSRHALP
- a CDS encoding prealbumin-like fold domain-containing protein produces the protein MLVTAMASSTSAFAAPAGAASDRIDLFVPYGGWGAFQNRPGVTIESGQSFELTVSGQVRDPEQTTTALRGTVFDGTGFEVGSFDSRVPVTRVPGRATGVFYADRNGNGVLDGGEPLAGAELTLRYVTGTRNYTATSDAEGKFTFDLPAGDYTLGGDVVDGWLVRWQTVRIAPDLLVRGAPPLNGALTASLAFTQDSYQPGDLAHLTVTLANSGSTPLTGIVAACNRIGDGYMLNGTGPGWGALEWNRGVTIAAGETRTFDVSETVPQASFDRGKVVAACDFGYSEVDIENHAEARAEAAVPGAEAVVEGTIGVVDDRGEMTRGPAGTEVVLVSDRHCPVTGRRTSDENGHFLFEGVAPGPLTGCTS
- a CDS encoding MFS transporter, whose protein sequence is MGTLTTTGRTRSMAALFTGVALLNTATVGLSTAATLIVAAGSGPGWSGLPSVASVLGTAAGALGAGLLLPAQGRRRVLGAGYGVAAAGALIAFAGALTTSLVPLLLGILLVGVGNGGAQLSRYVAADLYPEERRGRALSTVVWAGTVGALVGPALMAPAANVVTRFGWPSLSGPVAVAVFATAAAALAAMFLPRGVPERLPQRPAVFGAGGPVRSPAVLKPLAAMVAAQLAMVAVMTMTPLQLQDHGHGLDVVGWVLSAHLVGMFALAPLSGRIADRWGPRVTINAGLGLLALASATAIAAPTAHTTGLPVALFLLGYGWNLVFVGGSAQLSRDLAPETRSRVQGAVDAVVWSASALAGLGSGQLFSGGGYGLVAVVGGVLALLPLALLAPRRRDVR